Proteins encoded together in one uncultured Desulfosarcina sp. window:
- the amrS gene encoding AmmeMemoRadiSam system radical SAM enzyme, with the protein MKTVNRRQFMLATAAGFCTTAAGGVGWPFFGSSDHETDIRGTIFKGDAPDSLWKWSKAAYYFKPLDDGAVLCTLCPNRCRLSPGDRSICRSRVNLDGTLFSLAYGNACSANVDPIEKKPLYHFLPASRAFSIAAAGCNFRCLNCQNWEISQRRPEDVRHVEMFPENVVEAAADSRCQSIAYTYSEPTTFYEYMFDTARIARARGIYNCWISNGYINPEPLSALCRVLDAANVNLKSISDDIYRRLNGGRLRPIQETFLSLHREKVHFEMTHLVVPGYGDQPDMIRRMCAWILESLGPDHPLHFLRFFPRYRLDRLAPTPVDTLIRFRELAMAEGIHYVYLGNVPGHEGNHTFCHNCRKMLVERQGYHIARQLIAAGRCPYCNTPIPGVWA; encoded by the coding sequence ATGAAAACGGTTAATCGCAGACAATTCATGCTGGCCACCGCCGCCGGTTTCTGCACGACGGCCGCGGGCGGGGTGGGATGGCCGTTTTTCGGTTCGAGCGACCATGAGACGGATATCCGGGGAACGATTTTTAAAGGCGACGCCCCCGACAGCCTGTGGAAATGGTCCAAGGCCGCCTATTATTTCAAACCGCTGGATGACGGGGCAGTGCTGTGCACCTTGTGCCCCAACCGCTGCCGGTTGTCGCCCGGAGACCGCAGCATCTGCCGCAGCCGGGTGAACCTGGACGGCACCCTTTTCAGCCTGGCCTACGGCAATGCCTGTTCGGCCAACGTGGACCCCATCGAGAAAAAACCGCTCTACCATTTTCTGCCGGCCAGCCGAGCCTTTTCCATTGCCGCCGCCGGATGCAACTTTCGCTGCCTCAACTGCCAGAACTGGGAGATTTCTCAACGCCGTCCGGAAGACGTCCGCCACGTGGAGATGTTCCCCGAGAACGTAGTCGAAGCGGCGGCGGATAGCCGCTGCCAAAGCATCGCCTATACCTACAGCGAGCCGACCACCTTTTACGAGTACATGTTCGACACGGCCCGCATCGCCAGGGCCAGGGGAATTTACAATTGCTGGATTTCAAACGGCTACATCAATCCGGAGCCGCTCAGCGCCCTGTGCCGGGTCTTGGATGCGGCCAATGTAAACCTTAAATCGATCAGCGATGACATTTATCGACGGCTCAACGGTGGGCGTTTGCGGCCGATCCAGGAGACATTTCTCTCTCTGCATCGGGAAAAGGTTCATTTCGAGATGACCCACCTGGTGGTTCCCGGCTACGGCGACCAGCCGGACATGATCCGGCGCATGTGCGCCTGGATCCTGGAATCCCTGGGGCCGGACCATCCCCTTCATTTTTTACGGTTCTTTCCCCGTTACCGCCTGGATCGCCTGGCCCCCACGCCGGTGGACACCCTGATCCGGTTCCGAGAGCTGGCCATGGCCGAAGGAATCCACTACGTTTACCTGGGCAATGTGCCGGGGCACGAAGGCAACCACACTTTTTGCCACAATTGCAGGAAAATGCTGGTGGAGCGGCAGGGCTACCACATCGCCCGCCAGCTGATCGCGGCGGGCCGCTGCCCTTACTGCAATACCCCGATCCCCGGCGTTTGGGCCTAA
- a CDS encoding response regulator, protein MENRPRILICDDEPRMTASIKALLSASGYEASTTNDPRHALTLIHAESPDLVIMDIMMPGMTGFEVLESVDRERCDASFIIVTGEASIDSAIKAIRMGANDYLRKPFEPEELLIRVENALDQRQMRLDHTNIQAEKQQLENQLRQSQKMEAIGTLAGGIAHDFNNVLSIILGNTELALATIPKKETARQNLERILTASLRAREMIQQLLRFSRKEESGRKPLQLNHVVGESLKLMRASLPTNIAIETDISAAELTAVADATQIHQIMLNLCTNAAHAMASGGVLTIRLEPVLLDRTAGIEGLDPGSYARLIVADTGHGIEKNIIDRIFDPYFTTKETGKGTGMGLSVVHGIVKSSGGDIRVFSNPGQYTEFHIYLPTVDTVIDEKPADLGKQLPGGGEHILLVDDEEMLVDMMQQVLEQLGYTVSAHADSSTAFNAFRSQPLSYDLLITDMTMPGMNGIELTRALKAVRADLPVILCTGFNEQISEKNAQSMGVQALLMKPVGMQQLAETIRSVLLPVSTERRKDPRFLAPPGSFVISRTNPYARCSLVDIGRSGLAFSHEMESSAANPSDRLAIMTPDGELFLNDIPCRIVSDIPAGSGIVLTEAEQQARRSVCFENLSLLQMEQIDHFIHNHATRLLH, encoded by the coding sequence ATGGAGAACCGTCCGCGAATACTGATCTGCGACGATGAACCGCGGATGACCGCAAGCATCAAGGCATTGTTAAGCGCGTCCGGATATGAGGCGTCGACCACCAACGACCCCCGGCACGCACTGACCCTCATTCACGCCGAATCGCCCGACCTGGTGATCATGGATATTATGATGCCCGGCATGACCGGCTTTGAAGTGCTTGAGTCCGTCGACCGGGAGCGCTGCGATGCCAGTTTCATTATCGTCACCGGAGAGGCCTCCATCGATTCGGCCATCAAGGCCATTCGCATGGGAGCCAACGACTACCTGAGAAAACCGTTCGAACCCGAAGAACTTCTCATTCGCGTGGAGAACGCGTTGGACCAGCGGCAGATGAGGCTCGATCACACGAATATCCAGGCGGAGAAACAGCAGTTGGAAAACCAGCTGCGCCAGTCCCAGAAAATGGAGGCCATCGGCACGCTGGCCGGAGGCATCGCCCACGACTTCAACAACGTGCTGAGCATTATCCTGGGCAATACGGAGCTGGCCCTGGCCACCATTCCCAAAAAGGAGACTGCCCGCCAGAATCTGGAACGAATTCTCACCGCCAGCTTGCGGGCACGGGAAATGATCCAGCAGCTGCTCAGATTCAGCCGCAAGGAAGAGTCCGGGCGCAAGCCGCTGCAGTTGAACCATGTGGTCGGCGAGTCGCTCAAATTGATGCGCGCTTCTCTGCCCACCAACATCGCCATCGAAACGGATATCAGTGCCGCTGAATTGACGGCCGTTGCGGACGCCACCCAGATTCATCAGATCATGCTCAACCTGTGCACCAATGCCGCCCATGCCATGGCCTCCGGCGGCGTGTTGACCATTCGACTGGAGCCTGTGCTGCTGGACCGCACCGCCGGCATCGAAGGCCTGGACCCGGGCAGCTATGCCCGGCTGATTGTCGCCGATACCGGCCACGGCATTGAAAAAAATATTATCGACCGCATTTTCGACCCCTACTTTACGACCAAAGAAACCGGCAAAGGCACGGGCATGGGGCTGTCAGTGGTTCACGGCATCGTCAAGTCCAGCGGCGGCGACATCCGGGTCTTCAGCAACCCCGGCCAGTATACGGAGTTTCACATTTACCTTCCGACCGTGGACACGGTCATTGACGAAAAGCCCGCCGACCTCGGAAAGCAGCTGCCGGGCGGCGGCGAACACATCCTGCTCGTCGACGACGAGGAAATGCTTGTTGACATGATGCAGCAGGTGCTCGAGCAGTTGGGGTATACGGTCAGTGCCCACGCGGACAGCAGCACGGCCTTTAACGCCTTTCGTTCGCAGCCGCTGTCCTATGACCTTTTGATCACGGACATGACCATGCCGGGCATGAACGGCATCGAACTGACCCGGGCGCTGAAGGCGGTACGCGCAGACCTTCCCGTTATTCTGTGCACCGGCTTCAATGAGCAGATCAGCGAGAAAAACGCCCAATCGATGGGAGTCCAGGCCCTGCTGATGAAACCGGTGGGCATGCAGCAGCTGGCTGAAACCATCCGCAGCGTACTGTTGCCCGTTTCCACCGAGCGCCGCAAGGACCCACGTTTTCTGGCGCCTCCGGGAAGCTTCGTCATTTCCAGAACCAACCCATATGCCCGTTGCAGCCTGGTGGATATCGGCCGGTCGGGGCTGGCCTTCAGCCACGAAATGGAATCGTCCGCCGCCAATCCGTCCGACCGGTTGGCCATCATGACGCCGGACGGCGAACTTTTCCTCAATGACATCCCGTGCCGCATCGTATCCGATATTCCCGCCGGAAGCGGCATCGTCCTGACCGAAGCGGAGCAGCAGGCCCGTCGCAGCGTCTGTTTCGAAAATCTGTCCCTGCTCCAGATGGAACAGATCGATCATTTCATCCACAACCACGCAACCAGACTATTGCATTAG
- a CDS encoding RNA polymerase sigma factor, with translation MPKPLANTKRDDKDIQLIQAINAGRQDLFYQLVERYEKSLYNFGMRMCDNPSDTEDMVQDTFLNVFKYLKGFRYETKFKNWLYRVATSACLKKKRRSKFAPDRELSIDAFLPSDESAITTELPRWASQPLDLLLNEELGGVIQQALLDLPEKYRLVVVLRDVEGFNTQETAEILGLTPANIKVRLHRARLFLRDALKAYYETE, from the coding sequence ATGCCGAAACCGCTGGCGAACACCAAAAGGGACGATAAGGACATCCAGCTGATCCAGGCGATCAACGCCGGTCGTCAGGATCTTTTCTACCAACTGGTCGAGCGTTACGAAAAAAGCCTGTACAATTTCGGGATGCGGATGTGCGACAACCCCAGTGACACCGAGGACATGGTTCAAGACACCTTCTTGAACGTATTCAAATATCTGAAAGGCTTTCGATACGAAACCAAATTCAAAAACTGGCTTTACCGGGTCGCCACCAGCGCCTGTCTGAAAAAAAAGCGCCGGTCCAAATTCGCCCCGGACAGGGAACTGTCCATCGACGCGTTTTTGCCGAGCGACGAGTCGGCTATAACCACGGAACTGCCCCGCTGGGCATCCCAGCCCCTGGACCTGTTGCTCAACGAAGAACTCGGCGGGGTCATCCAGCAGGCCCTGCTGGATCTGCCCGAAAAATACCGGCTGGTCGTCGTCCTGCGGGATGTCGAGGGCTTCAACACCCAGGAGACGGCCGAAATCCTGGGTTTGACGCCGGCCAACATCAAAGTGCGCCTTCACCGCGCCAGACTTTTTTTAAGAGACGCATTGAAAGCTTATTATGAAACGGAGTGA
- a CDS encoding zinc-dependent alcohol dehydrogenase family protein: MEQMTAMMLERVHDLQRTDAPLVCRQVPVPQPGDHEILIRVTACGVCHTELDEIEGRTPPPRFPVVPGHEVVGRVAGRGAGARRFSDGQRVGVAWINRACGRCRFCREGLENLCPEFSATGRDAHGGYAQYMAVHEDFAFPIPDCFSDVQAAPLFCAGAIGYRSMSLCNLRDGQRLGLTGFGASAHLVLKMVRHQFPHTTVCIFARSPGEREFARSLGAVWAGDTKETAPHPLDCIIDTTPAWTPVVEGLRNLAPGGRLVINAIRKETADQESLLRLDYSTHLWQEKEIKSVANVARSDVSRFLELAERIPIIPEVETFDLTEANRALMELKKRKIRGAKVLVVNST, encoded by the coding sequence ATGGAGCAGATGACCGCCATGATGTTGGAGCGCGTCCATGATCTGCAGCGGACTGACGCGCCCTTGGTTTGCCGGCAGGTGCCCGTTCCGCAGCCCGGCGACCACGAAATTCTGATTCGTGTGACCGCCTGTGGCGTGTGCCACACCGAATTGGATGAAATCGAGGGACGGACGCCTCCGCCGAGGTTCCCCGTCGTTCCCGGCCATGAGGTGGTGGGGCGGGTGGCCGGCAGGGGAGCGGGCGCCCGGCGCTTTTCCGACGGCCAGCGGGTCGGGGTGGCCTGGATCAACCGCGCCTGTGGGCGATGCCGTTTCTGCCGGGAGGGGCTGGAAAACCTTTGCCCTGAATTTTCCGCCACCGGAAGGGATGCCCACGGCGGTTACGCCCAGTATATGGCGGTGCACGAAGACTTCGCCTTCCCGATTCCCGACTGTTTTTCCGACGTCCAGGCGGCGCCTTTGTTTTGCGCCGGCGCCATTGGATACCGCTCCATGTCCCTTTGCAACCTGCGCGACGGGCAGCGCCTCGGTCTCACCGGTTTCGGCGCCTCGGCCCACCTTGTGCTCAAGATGGTCCGCCACCAGTTTCCCCACACAACGGTTTGCATTTTTGCCCGTAGTCCGGGAGAACGCGAGTTTGCCCGTTCCCTGGGAGCAGTCTGGGCCGGGGATACGAAAGAGACCGCCCCGCATCCACTGGACTGCATCATCGACACAACACCGGCCTGGACACCGGTGGTGGAGGGGCTTAGGAACCTGGCTCCGGGCGGACGGCTGGTCATCAACGCCATTCGCAAGGAGACCGCCGATCAAGAGTCTTTGCTGCGTCTGGATTATTCGACCCATCTCTGGCAGGAAAAAGAGATCAAGAGCGTCGCCAATGTCGCCCGGTCGGACGTTTCCCGTTTTCTCGAACTGGCTGAACGGATTCCCATCATCCCGGAGGTGGAGACCTTTGACCTCACGGAGGCCAACCGGGCCCTCATGGAACTGAAGAAGAGAAAGATCCGCGGAGCTAAAGTGTTGGTCGTCAATTCGACCTGA
- the amrB gene encoding AmmeMemoRadiSam system protein B, producing MRFLIIFSTIFFLAADALWPTGIGHAAVREPAWAGRFYPASREDLAHLVDTLIRQAEQEAEASGQGSHLRALIMPHAGYAYSGITAAHAARAIVRDSFDRVLLLGPDHRVGFDHASITAASQWRTPLGTVPIGDIGPVVDKRPEWFDRVAASDRSEHCLEVVLPFLQTRLLRFELIPLVLGPCDTAGMARVLADLVDDSRTLVVVSADLSHYLPYDAAVKRDKETLERIIALDPNWLDDQENRTCGRYPVGVLLALARSRHWRPVLLHYNNSGDTAGDKDAVVGYGAVAFYGGEPMQSSSDASQALSPEQGEVLVVLSRRTLADHFGKTFSSDEARQLDALLADPALQTRCGTFVTLKIDNQLRGCIGSLAATAKMVDGVRENALNAAFHDPRFPPLKKKELDAVQIEVSVLTEPVALEYTDADDLLAKLKPGVDGVIIRKGYASATFLPQVWEQLPRPESFLSHLCMKAGLPSDQWRKGDLTVLVYGVQYFEEER from the coding sequence ATGCGTTTTCTGATTATTTTCTCGACGATCTTTTTTCTGGCGGCTGATGCATTGTGGCCCACGGGCATCGGTCATGCCGCAGTGCGCGAACCTGCCTGGGCCGGCCGGTTCTACCCCGCAAGCCGCGAGGATCTGGCGCACCTGGTTGACACCCTCATCCGGCAGGCCGAGCAAGAAGCCGAGGCGTCCGGCCAGGGATCTCATCTGCGGGCCCTAATCATGCCCCATGCCGGGTATGCGTATTCGGGCATCACCGCGGCCCATGCCGCGCGGGCCATCGTGCGCGACAGCTTCGACCGGGTCCTGCTTCTGGGACCCGACCATCGGGTGGGGTTCGATCATGCTTCGATTACCGCGGCATCCCAGTGGCGCACACCGTTGGGTACGGTGCCCATCGGCGACATCGGTCCCGTTGTCGACAAGCGCCCGGAATGGTTTGACCGCGTGGCGGCTTCGGACCGCAGCGAGCACTGCCTGGAAGTGGTCCTGCCTTTTCTGCAGACCCGTCTGTTACGATTCGAATTGATTCCCCTGGTGCTGGGTCCTTGCGACACAGCGGGCATGGCCCGGGTGCTGGCGGACCTGGTCGATGATTCGCGCACCCTGGTGGTGGTCAGCGCCGACCTGTCCCATTATCTGCCCTATGACGCGGCCGTCAAGCGGGACAAAGAGACATTGGAGCGGATCATCGCCCTGGACCCGAACTGGCTTGACGATCAGGAAAACCGGACCTGCGGGCGCTACCCGGTAGGGGTTCTGCTGGCCCTGGCCCGCAGCCGACACTGGCGGCCGGTGCTTTTACATTACAACAACAGCGGCGATACCGCCGGCGATAAAGACGCCGTGGTGGGATACGGCGCCGTAGCCTTTTATGGAGGAGAGCCCATGCAATCTTCGAGCGACGCTTCCCAAGCCCTGTCCCCGGAGCAGGGAGAGGTCCTGGTGGTCCTGTCCCGTCGCACCCTGGCCGACCATTTCGGTAAAACCTTCTCCTCGGACGAGGCCCGACAACTGGATGCCTTGCTGGCCGATCCGGCGCTGCAAACCCGGTGTGGCACCTTCGTCACCTTGAAGATCGACAACCAGCTCCGCGGCTGCATCGGCAGCCTTGCGGCCACGGCGAAAATGGTGGACGGGGTGCGGGAAAACGCTTTGAATGCGGCCTTTCACGATCCCCGTTTCCCGCCATTGAAAAAAAAGGAGCTGGATGCGGTGCAGATCGAAGTGAGCGTGCTGACCGAGCCGGTTGCGCTGGAATACACCGATGCCGATGACCTGTTGGCCAAGCTCAAGCCCGGCGTTGACGGCGTAATCATCAGAAAAGGCTACGCCAGCGCCACCTTTTTGCCCCAGGTCTGGGAACAGTTGCCCCGGCCGGAATCTTTTCTTTCCCACCTGTGTATGAAGGCCGGACTGCCGTCCGACCAATGGCGGAAAGGAGATTTGACGGTGCTGGTCTATGGGGTTCAGTATTTTGAAGAAGAGAGATGA
- a CDS encoding zf-HC2 domain-containing protein, which translates to MKRSDSHHPHSNCLALFEKLSEYIDRELDAPTCKDIEAHIQDCKPCQVCLGTLKQTIELCKHLEHRNVPETFHRKLKDAIFDLTAKHVK; encoded by the coding sequence ATGAAACGGAGTGATTCCCACCATCCCCATAGCAATTGTCTGGCCCTGTTCGAAAAGCTTTCCGAGTATATCGACAGGGAACTGGATGCCCCGACCTGTAAAGATATCGAGGCCCACATCCAGGACTGCAAACCCTGCCAGGTGTGCCTGGGAACCCTGAAACAGACCATAGAACTCTGCAAACACCTCGAACACCGAAACGTACCGGAAACGTTTCACCGAAAACTGAAAGACGCCATTTTCGATCTGACGGCGAAGCACGTCAAATAG
- a CDS encoding HDOD domain-containing protein: MKLAAAVHISSEFTGRVQLTVFPDLLEKLIDCRHGLSADLPELSRLIRMDPALCFMALRLAHTMEPADAQVRPTGIEAAVDRIGMAGVDLILSQALADQAVDGIHRQRGLALEWLWRNALTTALLAGDLAMALDYQPVEEAYVAGLLLDIGKLALFSRTPAACTPMLADADEAVALLEAETQVVGSGHDRIGAHLIRQHTSSWSAADAAAYHTATAADVAQAFPLVRIVWSAKRLAAEPSPSSETLKAVANLLRLDVERLVRLSLAAQEQTRKMRNKLGEASEALPENRPVSEKTASLARPLRIRMLLSSVYGELLQARDHSAILRLLRQSLSVFLGIEALAVFKHDTGKNCLALDMAMGVASPAAIERMQIPLAASDCLPVACHTGAKAVDSFSQAQANRPTIMDRQLIAAMGKEGFLCLPLLSDSPRACLLLGIDDADWPWIQQQTTLLKAIAAAVDNALAQQDLRSGRPRARSMDGEKQASARTRKIVHEINNPLGIIKNYLKVLSRRTDQEAAVADGIRIIDEEINRVATLVRSLTAPPEKLPGHRKGVDVNAEIKDILSMLRDSLAGKTILRFDQDLDPHLPQIDTDRDRLKQALINLLKNAMEAMPDGGTITVKTRKLHGRPRHPDRSPEKSWLKISICDDGPGINEEIQNTLFDPHVTSKNGHDGLGLAIVQEAMSDLNGFLLCESVPGRGACFHMEIPESGDGT, from the coding sequence ATGAAACTGGCTGCCGCTGTGCACATCTCATCCGAATTCACTGGCAGGGTACAACTTACCGTTTTTCCCGATCTATTGGAAAAGCTGATTGACTGCCGGCATGGACTGTCAGCGGACTTGCCTGAATTATCACGCCTGATCAGGATGGACCCCGCCTTGTGCTTCATGGCCCTGCGGCTTGCGCATACCATGGAACCGGCCGACGCACAGGTGCGACCCACGGGCATCGAAGCGGCGGTTGACCGGATCGGAATGGCCGGCGTCGATCTCATCCTCAGCCAGGCCCTGGCCGATCAGGCCGTCGACGGCATCCACCGCCAACGGGGGCTGGCGCTCGAATGGCTGTGGCGAAACGCATTGACCACCGCCCTGCTGGCCGGAGACCTGGCCATGGCCCTGGATTACCAACCGGTGGAGGAGGCCTATGTCGCCGGCCTGCTTCTCGATATCGGCAAGCTGGCCCTCTTTTCCCGGACGCCGGCAGCCTGTACGCCGATGCTGGCCGATGCCGACGAGGCCGTTGCCCTGCTCGAAGCCGAGACCCAGGTCGTCGGATCGGGCCATGACCGCATCGGCGCCCATCTGATCCGTCAACATACTTCTTCATGGTCCGCCGCGGATGCCGCCGCTTACCATACCGCGACGGCCGCCGACGTCGCCCAGGCCTTTCCCCTCGTGAGAATCGTCTGGTCCGCCAAACGCCTTGCGGCCGAACCCTCCCCGTCATCCGAGACCCTTAAGGCCGTTGCAAACCTGCTGCGCCTCGATGTCGAACGACTGGTACGACTTTCGCTCGCAGCCCAGGAACAGACGCGAAAAATGCGGAACAAACTCGGGGAGGCTTCCGAGGCGCTGCCCGAGAACCGGCCCGTCTCTGAAAAAACGGCTTCTTTGGCCCGGCCCCTGCGTATCCGCATGCTGCTGTCCAGTGTTTACGGAGAGCTTCTCCAGGCTCGCGATCACAGCGCCATTTTGCGGTTATTGCGGCAAAGTCTGAGCGTTTTTCTGGGAATCGAAGCGCTGGCGGTCTTCAAGCACGACACCGGGAAAAATTGTCTGGCCCTCGACATGGCGATGGGCGTCGCCTCTCCGGCAGCCATCGAGCGGATGCAAATCCCGCTGGCCGCGTCGGATTGCCTGCCGGTGGCCTGCCATACCGGCGCAAAGGCCGTGGATTCTTTTTCTCAGGCGCAAGCAAATCGACCGACAATCATGGACCGGCAGCTCATTGCAGCCATGGGAAAAGAGGGCTTTTTGTGCCTGCCGCTGTTATCCGACAGCCCCCGGGCCTGTCTGCTGCTGGGGATCGACGACGCCGACTGGCCCTGGATTCAACAACAGACAACGCTGCTCAAGGCCATCGCCGCCGCCGTTGACAACGCCCTGGCCCAGCAAGATCTCCGGTCCGGCCGGCCCAGGGCCCGATCGATGGACGGCGAAAAGCAGGCGTCCGCCAGGACCCGAAAAATCGTCCACGAAATCAACAACCCCTTGGGCATCATCAAAAATTACCTCAAAGTCCTGTCCCGGCGCACCGATCAAGAAGCGGCCGTTGCCGACGGAATCCGCATTATCGATGAGGAGATCAACCGCGTGGCCACGCTCGTGCGCTCCCTGACGGCACCACCGGAGAAACTGCCCGGCCACAGGAAAGGCGTTGACGTCAATGCCGAAATCAAGGATATTTTGAGCATGCTTCGCGATAGCCTGGCCGGGAAAACCATTCTGCGGTTCGATCAAGATTTGGATCCGCACCTTCCACAAATTGACACGGATCGAGACCGGCTGAAGCAGGCATTGATCAACCTGCTGAAAAATGCAATGGAGGCCATGCCGGACGGCGGCACCATTACCGTTAAAACGCGAAAGCTGCACGGCCGGCCCCGCCACCCAGACCGTTCGCCCGAAAAAAGCTGGCTTAAAATCAGTATCTGCGACGACGGTCCGGGCATTAACGAAGAAATTCAAAATACGTTGTTCGACCCCCATGTGACCTCGAAAAACGGTCATGACGGTCTGGGGTTGGCCATCGTCCAGGAAGCGATGTCGGATCTCAACGGCTTTTTGCTGTGCGAGAGCGTACCTGGTCGGGGGGCCTGTTTTCACATGGAAATACCTGAATCCGGCGATGGCACCTGA
- a CDS encoding ribose-phosphate pyrophosphokinase, with protein sequence MAINLKIFSGSANPKLASAICSHLGIELSRMKVSRFSNDNLFVQIQENVREKDVFVVQPFIAPVGDTLLELFIILDALKSASARRITAVIPYYSYARSDKKDAPRISIAGRLMADLLRTAGANRVLTMDLHSDAVHGFFSVPVDHLTAIPYFVKHFRERLDMDRAVVVATDAGGAKRAGRFAQRIHLPLAIIDKRRVADTEVEQGLVVGDVKGRDAIIFEDEISTGGTLVASVATLAAAGARRIYAGATHGVLCGPAIDRLTESAIESVAVTDTIHLPEDKRMNKIVTLSVAPLFAEAIRRIHTGESVGALFD encoded by the coding sequence ATGGCCATTAACCTTAAGATTTTCTCCGGCAGCGCCAATCCCAAGCTGGCGTCGGCGATCTGCAGTCATCTGGGCATCGAACTCAGCCGCATGAAGGTGTCGCGTTTTTCCAATGACAACCTGTTTGTGCAGATCCAGGAGAACGTTCGGGAAAAGGATGTGTTCGTGGTCCAGCCCTTCATCGCTCCGGTGGGCGACACGCTGTTAGAGCTGTTCATTATCCTGGACGCTCTTAAAAGTGCCTCGGCCCGGCGCATCACCGCGGTGATTCCCTATTATTCCTATGCCCGCTCCGACAAGAAAGACGCCCCGCGGATCTCCATCGCCGGCCGACTCATGGCCGATCTGCTCCGGACGGCCGGCGCCAACCGGGTGCTGACCATGGATCTGCACTCCGACGCGGTGCACGGATTTTTCAGTGTTCCGGTAGACCACCTCACGGCCATTCCCTATTTTGTGAAGCATTTCCGCGAGCGGCTGGACATGGACAGGGCCGTCGTGGTGGCCACGGATGCCGGCGGCGCCAAACGGGCCGGCCGGTTTGCCCAGCGCATCCACCTGCCTTTGGCCATCATCGATAAGCGGCGGGTGGCCGATACCGAAGTGGAGCAGGGGTTGGTCGTGGGCGATGTCAAGGGGCGCGATGCCATCATTTTCGAGGACGAAATTTCCACCGGCGGTACCCTGGTCGCATCGGTGGCAACCCTTGCCGCAGCCGGGGCAAGGCGCATCTATGCGGGAGCCACCCACGGCGTGCTGTGCGGTCCGGCCATCGACCGCCTGACCGAAAGCGCCATCGAATCCGTGGCCGTGACCGATACAATCCACCTTCCCGAGGACAAACGGATGAATAAAATCGTCACCCTTTCCGTGGCGCCGCTGTTTGCCGAGGCCATCCGGCGGATTCATACCGGCGAAAGTGTCGGAGCCTTGTTTGACTGA